From Osmerus mordax isolate fOsmMor3 chromosome 8, fOsmMor3.pri, whole genome shotgun sequence, a single genomic window includes:
- the atf3 gene encoding cyclic AMP-dependent transcription factor ATF-3 yields the protein MMLQHPGPSLSDISTSALVPCLSPPGTLTLDDFTSFTPLVKEELRFAIQTKRLSHGLSVDMSDCASSSSDRPSEVSSGRREVTPEESDRRKRRRERNKVAAAKCRNKKKEKTDGLQKESEKLETVNAELKAQIEELKQQKQQLVYMLNLHRPTCIVRAQNGQTPEDERNLFIQHIKESALQGLGVAPANHLDGQFLLHSGHAHGMVPTTCGHL from the exons ATGATGCTTCAGCACCCTGGTCCGAGTCTGTCCGACATCAGCACGTCCGCCCTAGTCCCCTGCCTCTCGCCGCCGGGAACACTTACCCTAGACGATTTCACCAGCTTTACGCCGCTGGTGAAGGAGGAGCTCCGCTTCGCCATCCAGACCAAGCGGCTATCCCACGGTCTCAGCGTGGACATGAGCGACTGTGCGAGCTCAAGCTCGGACCGACCATCCGAGGTCTCTAGTGGCAGGAGAGAG GTAACCCCAGAAGAGAGTGACAGGAGGAAAAGACgacgagagagaaacaaagtcgctgctgccaagtgTAGGaacaagaagaaggagaagacagACGGTCTCCAGAAG GAGTCGGAAAAGCTGGAGACGGTGAACGCAGAGTTGAAGGCTCAGATAGAGGAGCTCAAGCAACAGAAGCAGCAGCTGGTGTACATGCTCAACCTCCACCGGCCCACCTGTATCGTCCGCGCCCAGAACGGCCAGACCCCAGAGGACGAGAGGAATCTCTTCATCCAGCACATCAAGGAGAGCGCACTCCAGGGGCTGGGCGTCGCCCCCGCCAACCACCTTGACGGACAGTTCCTACTCCACAGCGGGCACGCCCACGGCATGGTGCCCACCACCTGTGGGCACCTGTGA
- the nsl1 gene encoding kinetochore-associated protein NSL1 homolog isoform X1 — MVKEQYLRVKLSSKNIVVDQIKTCKELLSRSLDAQTGIPKESKQLLLQELLTNFENAVQDNVLINGQTWEDAPDDGENESGSLDNLLDESIVETARRRREYPQAIVPYVVRTLKAERKLMGMFEQAVPQELEKDPVQERILSDLSATAQRMFKQASSMVKSQQVLQQRAEGLRQVLNVRPTPASLEVHREVFSIGPSNGEVVTKPPSLPPGRAIKRGVGEADVRACYAVPQKKQLVAVRKPD, encoded by the exons ATGGTTAAAGAACAGTATTTAAGGGTGAAACTGTCATCGAAAAATATAGTTGTGGACCAAATTAAGACATGTAAAGAACTGCTAAGTAGATCATTAGATGCTCAAACGGGGATACCCAAAGAGTCAAAGCAACTTTTGCTGCAAGAGTTGTTGACA AACTTCGAGAATGCCGTTCAGGACAACGTATTAATCAACGGCCAGACGTGGGAGGATGCTCCAGACGATGGCG AAAATGAGAGCGGTTCCCTTGACAACCTCCTGGATGAGAGCATCGTGGAGACTGCCAGGCGACGTCGTGAATACCCCCAAGCGATAGTTCCGTACGTGGTGCGCACCCTGAAAGCTGAGAGGAAACTAATG GGGATGTTTGAGCAGGCGGTGCCACAGGAGCTGGAGAAAGACCCAGTCCAAg AGCGCATCCTGTCAGATCTGTCAGCTACTGCACAACGGATGTTCAAACAGGCCAGCTCGATGGTGAAG tctcAACAGGTCTTGCAGCAGAGAGCTGAGGGGCTGAGGCAGGTGTTGAACGTCAGACCCACTCCCGCCTCGCTGGAGGTTCACCGGGAAGTGTTCTCCATCGGCCCGTCCAACGGAGAAGTTGTGACAAAACCTCCGTCCCTTCCCCCGGGAAGAGCCATcaagagaggagtgggagaggctGATGTACGGGCCTGTTACGCTGTTCCGCAGAAAAAACAGCTGGTTGCCGTCAGAAAGCCTGATTGA
- the batf3 gene encoding basic leucine zipper transcriptional factor ATF-like 3: MIHVKAVAMERLRCLNDCSSKMQGSDGENVILQQCENSDYDDNSRMRRREKNRVAAQKSRKRQTQRADELHEAYACLEQRNRQLRREVASLSEEQHRLLELLQTHEPCCPMMHCSTNLGTGPRDVTERPLSLIKTPTLTISHR, translated from the exons ATGATCCAcgtcaaggccgtagccatgga AAGACTGCGTTGCTTAAATGACTGTTCAAGCAAGATGCAGGGCAGTGATGGAGAAAACGTCATACTTCAACAGTGTGAG AACTCAGATTATGATGATAACagtaggatgaggaggagagagaagaacagagttGCAGCCCAGAagagcagaaagagacagacacagagagcagatGAGCTGCatgag GCGTATGCTTGTCTGGAGCAGAGGAACCGGCagctgaggagggaggtggcgtCTCTGTCGGAGGAGCAGCACCGCCTGCTGGAGCTCCTCCAGACTCACGAGCCCTGCTGTCCCATGATGCACTGCTCCACTAACCTGGGGACAGGACCCAGGGATGTTACAGAGAGGCCCCTGAGTTTGATCAAGACACCGACACTCACCATCTCCCATCGCTGA
- the nsl1 gene encoding kinetochore-associated protein NSL1 homolog isoform X2: MDSNTWDGLQLICWILCLTARPTFSKTFISKDNFENAVQDNVLINGQTWEDAPDDGENESGSLDNLLDESIVETARRRREYPQAIVPYVVRTLKAERKLMGMFEQAVPQELEKDPVQERILSDLSATAQRMFKQASSMVKSQQVLQQRAEGLRQVLNVRPTPASLEVHREVFSIGPSNGEVVTKPPSLPPGRAIKRGVGEADVRACYAVPQKKQLVAVRKPD; encoded by the exons ATGGACTCCAACACATGGGATGGACTCCAACTCATCTGCTGGATCCTCTGCCTAACAGCCCGTCCCACCTTCTCTAAAACCTTCATAAGTAAAGAT AACTTCGAGAATGCCGTTCAGGACAACGTATTAATCAACGGCCAGACGTGGGAGGATGCTCCAGACGATGGCG AAAATGAGAGCGGTTCCCTTGACAACCTCCTGGATGAGAGCATCGTGGAGACTGCCAGGCGACGTCGTGAATACCCCCAAGCGATAGTTCCGTACGTGGTGCGCACCCTGAAAGCTGAGAGGAAACTAATG GGGATGTTTGAGCAGGCGGTGCCACAGGAGCTGGAGAAAGACCCAGTCCAAg AGCGCATCCTGTCAGATCTGTCAGCTACTGCACAACGGATGTTCAAACAGGCCAGCTCGATGGTGAAG tctcAACAGGTCTTGCAGCAGAGAGCTGAGGGGCTGAGGCAGGTGTTGAACGTCAGACCCACTCCCGCCTCGCTGGAGGTTCACCGGGAAGTGTTCTCCATCGGCCCGTCCAACGGAGAAGTTGTGACAAAACCTCCGTCCCTTCCCCCGGGAAGAGCCATcaagagaggagtgggagaggctGATGTACGGGCCTGTTACGCTGTTCCGCAGAAAAAACAGCTGGTTGCCGTCAGAAAGCCTGATTGA